A stretch of Ammospiza caudacuta isolate bAmmCau1 chromosome 34, bAmmCau1.pri, whole genome shotgun sequence DNA encodes these proteins:
- the LOC131570351 gene encoding sulfotransferase 2B1-like: protein MSRGYFQHGGVTFPGLLYSPRGLEAAREFPVEDDDVFNVTYQKSGTVWMLEILSLIRQGGDPSWCRSVPNWERGPWLETLLGLRRARRNARPRIISSHLPLHLFPKKFFASKAKVIYTVRDPKDVLVSLFHFARIFRPYKDPGSLEEFMEKFLQGDVPFGSWFQHVRGWLQLRDRENFFWISYEELQQDLRGSVQRLCSFLGRPLSPAAVDAVVANASFVTMSHNPMSNFSLSPAFILDRRRGPFLRKGAHPQRGH from the exons ATGTCGCGCGGGTACTTCCAGCACGGGGGGGTGACGTTCCCGGGGCTCCTTTACTCCCCCCGGGGCCTCGAGGCCGCCCGAGAATTCCCCGTGGAGGACGACGACGTCTTCAACGTCACCTACCAGAAATCCG GCACGGTGTGGATGCTGGAGATCCTGAGCCTGATCCGGCAGGGCGGGGACCCCTCGTGGTGCCGCTCGGTGCCCAACTGGGAGCGGGGCCCGTGGCTGGAGACGCTGCTGGGGCTGCGCCGCGCGCGCCGCAACGCCCGGCCCCGCATCATCAGCTCGCACCTGCCGCTCCACCTCTTCCCAAAAAAGTTCTTCGCCTCCAAGGCCAAG gTGATTTACACCGTGCGGGACCCCAAGGACGTCCTCGTGTCCCTTTTCCACTTCGCGCGGATCTTCCGGCCCTACAAAGACCCCGGGAGCCTCGAGGAGTTCATGGAGAAATTCCTGCAGGGAGACG TGCCCTTCGGCTCCTGGTTCCAGCACGTCCGGGGGTGGCTCCAGCTCCGCGACAGGGAGAATTTCTTCTGGATCAGCTacgaggagctgcagcag gaTCTGCGTGGCAGTGTGCAGCGCCTGTGCTCGTTCCTGGGCCGGCCGCTGTCGCCCGCGGCCGTGGACGCCGTGGTGGCCAACGCGTCCTTTGTCACCATGAGCCACAACCCCATGAGCAACTTCAGCCTCAGCCCGGCCTTCATCCTGGACCGGCGGCGCGGCCCCTTCCTGCGCAAGGGTGCGCACCCGCAgcggggacactga